From a single Artemia franciscana chromosome 9, ASM3288406v1, whole genome shotgun sequence genomic region:
- the LOC136030960 gene encoding uncharacterized protein LOC136030960 has product MTRGRRRHRNKTKPVDSKPYHEQLETTLKSTESTVSDKTKGAQKPGASKIQRECIAVHIGQAGVQMGKACWELYCLEHGIGPDGTLQRELKENEEVARLDDAYTSFFMKTVAGRYVPRAILVDLEDSVISATKKAAKHDVASQVLQAFYPNVTATEDSSSSKQEPGTNQALADEISTVSPVVPQLPKDSASPADRLYRLDSTLVFKDEKKDTLYGFNCSVTKDGKTFTGRGVTKKAAKHDVASQVLQAFYPNVTATEDSSSSKQEPGTNQALADEISAVSPVVPQLPKDSASPADRLYRLDSTLVFKDEKRDTLHGFNISVTKDGKTFTGRGATKKAAKYDVASQVLQAFYSNVTATEDSSSSKQEPGTTQTFADQISTIDPVVPELTTDSSSPADRLYRLDSTLVFKDEKWDTLHGFNISVTKDGKTFTGREDERQLRPTTSSFKLEKDCVAVSLFEAALKNNFFVKKYPTIKGMNKNIFFLSHDVFEKEVRTV; this is encoded by the exons ATGACAAGAGGAAGGAGACGCCatcgaaataaaacaaaaccagTAGACAGTAAGCCGTATCACGAACAACTAGAAACAACCTTAAAATCAACAGAATCTACTGTATCTGATAAAACAAAGGGTGCACAAAAACCAGGAGCTAGCAAAATACAG cgCGAATGTATTGCCGTGCATATAGGCCAAGCAGGCGTCCAAATGGGTAAGGCCTGCTGGGAATTGTATTGCCTTGAACATGGCATTGGTCCAGACGGTACGTTACAGCGTgaactgaaagaaaatgaagaagttGCGAGACTGGATGATGCTTATACCagcttttttatgaaaactgtTGCTGGACGATACGTACCACGGGCAATTTTGGTGGACTTGGAAGATTCAGTGAtaa GTGCAACAAAAAAAGCAGCGAAGCATGATGTGGCATCCCAAGTTCTTCAAGCTTTTTATCCTAATGTTACAGCTACTGAAGATTCAAGTTCATCCAAGCAAGAGCCTGGAACTAATCAGGCTTTAGCTGACGAAATCTCAACAGTCAGTCCAGTCGTACCTCAACTACCAAAAGACTCTGCATCCCCTGCTGATCGTCTCTATAGGCTTGACTCCACATTGGtattcaaagatgaaaaaaaggatacaCTTTATGGATTCAACTGTTCAGTCACAAAAGATGGAAAAACTTTCACTGGCAGAG GTGTAACAAAAAAAGCAGCGAAGCATGATGTGGCATCCCAAGTTCTTCAAGCTTTTTATCCTAATGTTACAGCTACTGAAGATTCAAGTTCATCCAAGCAAGAGCCTGGAACTAATCAGGCTTTAGCTGACGAAATCTCAGCAGTCAGTCCAGTCGTACCTCAACTACCAAAAGACTCTGCATCCCCTGCTGATCGTCTCTATAGGCTTGACTCCACATTGGtattcaaagatgaaaaaagggATACACTTCATGGATTCAACATTTCAGTCACAAAAGATGGAAAAACTTTCACTGGCAGAG GTGCAACAAAAAAAGCAGCGAAGTATGATGTAGCATCCCAAGTTCTtcaagctttttattctaatgttACGGCTACTGAAGATTCGAGTTCATCCAAGCAAGAGCCTGGAACTACTCAGACCTTTGCTGACCAAATCTCAACGATTGACCCAGTTGTACCTGAACTAACAACAGACTCTTCCTCCCCTGCTGATCGTCTCTATAGGCTTGACTCCACATTGGTATTCAAAGATGAAAAATGGGATACACTTCATGGATTCAACATTTCAGTCACAAAAGATGGAAAAACTTTCACTGGCAGAG aGGATGAACGACAGTTGCGACCGACTACCTCATCATTCAAATTAGAGAAAGACTGCGTTGCAGTATCACTGTTTGAAGCtgcattgaaaaataatttttttgtgaagaaaTACCCCACCATCAAAGGAATGAACAAGAACATATTTTTCTTAAGTCATGATGTATTTGAAAAAGAGGTACGAACCGTATAA